In the genome of Magnolia sinica isolate HGM2019 chromosome 2, MsV1, whole genome shotgun sequence, one region contains:
- the LOC131230335 gene encoding probable serine/threonine-protein kinase PBL28, with product MGSETLLSGESVIVVMDANRSRGNVSALKWALNNVVRPKDTVVVLGILCECGKKSSCFPFYMGIGISTILERLEFSTQGDMTPRVLEEEIIKKREEYQHALQPFYRQCKRSEVKLEVKLAAGFPPRMITVEEARNANTRWIVLDSPLKKDRVFIFSQVSCNIAVMKGCNVATIMPSLAAECNNRRPMNIDATTSFTQPEKSHPEDLNPLQEENDPGSPLSTPCWLPLSWQPGFPRCFTLADLETITNSFADENVAYKDEKLQVYEGVLLETPVLVKRFAEGNDRFWSEFKVLSAVRHRNILNLVGYCCTASTMYLLHDYPCNGSLDGHLHGIDSMAKKLSWKVRWEIALAIGGCLRYLHEECAEGPFVHLGVRSSNIVLSHNRSALLTGFNSARQIGDSTTSGGSLPVDGHFEDGNLAGDELLSIDVHAYGLLLLELITGQQLTSRESRGVGQALTLLENGSHDQLRDRRLVDSADEVLCMASAALLCLRKCSSPRPSISEVLTVVRGDRFAAGLNGEFI from the exons ATGGGGAGCGAGACATTGTTGTCGGGCGAGAGCGTGATCGTGGTCATGGATGCTAACCGGAGCCGTGGGAATGTTTCGGCTCTCAAATGGGCTCTGAACAACGTCGTTCGTCCCAAGGACACGGTCGTCGTGCTCGGGATTCTCTGCGAGTGTGGAAAGAAGAGCTCGTGCTTTCCCTTCTACATGGGCATCGGCATTTCCACCATTT TGGAAAGGTTAGAGTTTTCAACACAAGGTGACATGACGCCGAGGGTGCTCGAAGAAGAGATtataaagaagagagaagaatatCAACATGCTCTTCAGCCGTTCTACCGACAATGCAAGAGGAGCGAG GTGAAGTTGGAAGTGAAGCTCGCTGCAGGATTTCCTCCAAGGATGATCACTGTTGAAGAAGCACGAAATGCGAATACTCGTTGGATTGTATTAGACAG TCCCTTGAAGAAAGACAGAGTCTTTATATTCAGCCAGGTAAGCTGCAACATTGCTGTGATGAAAGGCTGCAATGTAGCAACCATAATGCCATCGCTAGCTGCTGAGTGCAACAATCGAAGGCCCATGAACATCGACGCAACTACTTCATTCACTCAGCCCGAGAAATCACACCCCGAAGATCTTAATCCTCTCCAAGAAGAAAATGATCCCGGATCGCCCCTTTCTACTCCTTGTTGGCTCCCGCTCTCATGGCAGCCTGGTTTCCCCCGATGTTTCACTCTTGCTGATCTTGAAACCATAACAAACAGCTTTGCTGATGAGAATGTTGCTTATAAAGATGAGAAGTTGCAAGTCTATGAAGGTGTCCTTCTTGAGACTCCTGTTCTTGTCAAGCGCTTTGCTGAAGGCAATGATCGGTTCTGGTCTGAGTTCAAAGTACTAAGTGCGGTCCGTCATCGCAACATTCTCAACCTTGTGGGGTACTGCTGCACGGCTTCTACGATGTATCTCCTGCATGACTATCCATGCAATGGTTCTCTGGATGGACACCTTCATG GCATCGATTCAATGGCTAAGAAACTATCATGGAAAGTGAGGTGGGAAATTGCGCTAGCGATCGGTGGTTGCCTACGCTATCTTCATGAGGAGTGTGCTGAAGGGCCTTTCGTGCATCTTGGTGTCCGCTCATCTAACATTGTTTTATCGCATAACCGGTCTGCACTG CTTACTGGATTTAACTCTGCTAGGCAGATTGGCGACAGTACCACATCTGGTGGAAGTTTGCCTGTTGATGGACACTTCGA AGATGGTAATCTGGCGGGAGATGAGCTCCTTTCAATCGATGTACATGCATACGGATTGTTACTTTTGGAACTTATAACTGGACAGCAACTCACCAGTCGTGAATCTCGTGGAGTTGGTCAG GCATTGACCCTCTTGGAGAATGGATCTCATGACCAGCTGAGGGATCGGAGGTTGGTTGATTCAGCTGACGAGGTTCTATGCATGGCGTCAGCTGCATTGCTATGTCTAAGGAAGTGTTCCTCTCCTCGGCCTTCTATAAGTGAG GTGTTGACTGTGGTTCGAGGGGATCGATTTGCGGCAGGTCTAAATGGTGAATTCATTTGA